The sequence below is a genomic window from Gossypium hirsutum isolate 1008001.06 chromosome A11, Gossypium_hirsutum_v2.1, whole genome shotgun sequence.
ATGCGACATTTCaactttcttttaatctttgGCAACATCCTTAAAACGCAATACATGACACAGTCTAAAGCAGCAAAACAAAAGCAGCAATACTAGATGGCATTAGCGGCTCACCGCCTCTTTCCACGGCCTCGACCACTGCCTTTTCCACCACGACTGCCATTGGATGCCTTGTTTGCATCAGGTTGCTTCATCTCATCCGGCAGGGGAAGTATATGATCGACACACTTCCGAAAGCTAAAATCATCGAAGGTATCGTCGTCCTTGATGACAAAGAAACATTTACTTTTCCACACCGGATGGATTCGAACTTGGAAACCTTTGATCCCTTTACCAATCTTCTTATCAGGCTCTTCGTGACCTTTTTTAAGCAATTCAAGCAGCACCATGTGTTCGTACTGTAAAATATAAGGTGAATTATGAACCAGAGCTAAAAATTCCCAAGAAGCAATGATCGTCTAATGGACAATAAGTTTAGACATTATAATTACCTTATTAAGGTTGAGATGAGTAGCCCAATAATGAagcaaattgtaaaaataatcaAACATCTCCACGGACGACCCGAATTCCTTCGGGCCAAGCCGGACCCGACTCGAAACTGAGGGCACTGAGTTTTTCTCGATGATTTCATCGTCGACGGACGTCTCCGCCTTCTGTTTCTTGGATACCTCGTCGCTTTCTCGGCCGTCTTCTTCTCTCTGGCGCTTCGATTTCGAGCCGCCGTTGTAGGCCACCTCAGCGTCGACGCTGTCATCGAAAATCGGGGAGGGCGGGACTTGGGCTTCGGGATTCATGTCTTCGGTTGTTGGATTGGTCTCGACAGGCTCCACCGATACCTCTTTCTCTGGCATTGCAAAAGCTAAAACCCTGAGGTTTTTGTTCTTGATTTTCTGGTTTTCGGAATAAAAGGAATTAATCTAGGCTTTTTTTACTTTAAAAGgtactattaattattttaaaaactaattgCTTAAAGCACAAATAAGAAATATATGGGGGGAGCACTGAGCAGGCCCAGGTCCATTTTAATGGCAATTATTATTTTAACCACTGCCAAAACTAAATTATTTGGTCTACAGGCTTCGAACCAGCGACCCTCGTGGTAGTAACAGGAAGCTACAACCAACCGAATTTGtagaaaaaataatatatgaaggTTTTCTTTGTTGGTTAGATGGTTATCTTTGAACTTTCAGATTTTTAAAcaaatgataatattttaattttagctcctctaaaattttaatgatttaaatttaaatttgattaaaacttGGGGCTGACTCTACAAAACTCGGAGTTGCACAGGCGATAGAAGCAAAGATAACTTGGGAGACTGTGAACTCTAAAAGAAAAGACAAATCTTTATTGAATAACTTCTCTAACAGAGGTAGTCCACATGGAGAGGATCAATCTCCCGATGCAAGCTGGAAAAACATAGCTGGACCTAATACCCTATTTATAGCTTTAAGAATCAATCATTTGCAGCACAACAGAATCTGAAGATAACCAAATAACGTAGGTGTGTATAGGTGGTAACATTTCAATAGACCGTGGACAAGGTGGCAGACCCTGCACCTGCCTTTGTCTCCACAGCCTCCGTCCCACCATTTTGGATCCAGACAGTTAGTTGCTCCAGTTCTTCATCAGTAAAGCTAACAGTGGGTTTCGTCTTTGACAGCAATGGTAAAATGGTGATACCAGCATGTCCCCCTACAACCAGAACGTCCACATCAATGAGCTTGAGGTTTTTCTCCTGAGCAACTCCCTTGACATTCACTATATATATCGTAGAGTTTCAGTGCCGAAACTAGCAGGGACATCTTGATTACAAGTGcctaaaagaaaattgaataggCCCATATTAGACACATTCACCACCGAAGCTTCTTGCCAGTGAAAACGACTGTCACACTATTGAAGTGATGCCTCCCGTTGAGCTGTCGCGGAAGGTCCCGGTGCTGCTATACTGTAATGTATGGTAAGAGGCTGCTCCTGTTGAGGAGTCGCAGAAGGTCCTGGTGCTACACTGTAATGTATGGCCTGAGGTTGCTCCTGTTGAGGAGTAGCCAAAGGTGCTGGTGCTGCTATACTGTATGTATGGTAAGAGGTTGCTCTGGTTGAGTCATGGAAAGTCCCGATGCTACACTGTAATGTATGGCCTGAGGTTGCTCCTGTTGAGGAGTAGCCAAAGGTGCTGGTGCTGCTATACTGTAATGTACAGCCCGAGGTTGTGTTCCCTCTATCATCACTGCAACATCAGCCGCTGCGATAGCTGCAGCTTCCTGGTTTGGttggagaaaagaaaatgtatAAGACTAGTTACCAAAACCAAAGTTTTCAAGTAATATTGAAAAGCAGATACAAATCTACATTTTCAGTATTCTTCTTCTGTTATCTTGATCAACCTAGACATGATTAAGTAAAACCGAGCTGTTATTTCTTCAAGAAAGTCAGAGCTATTACCTGCCGCTGCCTACGGTGCTTAAATATGCTGATAGCCCAGGCCACAATGTAACAGGGGAGAAGAAAGCCGGCAGCTCGAAGCAGGAGAAGCTAGATAGCATAGAAAAATTAGAATCAAAcagttacaaaaaaaaaaaaaaagtgaaatagaAAAGGATTAATGCAAATTCCAGCTATGCTTACAGAGATAAATCGAGATAAATCATCGTCCTCTTCTCCACTGGTTAGATACAAAGCATGCCTCAAGGATAGAAGAGCCATTAGCTGCAAATAAACAGATAAAATAAGATCTAAAAACATAGGACATCCAATGAACTGGTTTATTTTCATAGAGGAAACAAAAAGCTTACAGTTAAGGCAGCAGCACGGAAAAATTCAGTTCCACTAGAATCGGGCTCGGCATATTCATCATAGCCATGATCCAAAATACGGTGTTCTGCTGCTATTGCTAAAATCCGTTGGTCGTGTAAACCCAAAGGAGCACCAGTAACCGTCCACTCACTGTATAAAGAAAGGGGGAATAAGAGGTCAGAGGTGATTAGCATACAATAGTAACCCATCCCTACGGATCACCAAACAGGAAAGACAAAGCAAGCAAAGTTTGAGCGACACCAATCTTCATTGTGTCTATTTTTAGGTAAGTGCATGATAGTAAATACTTGCCTGATATCAATTGTAGCAACCTCTGGCCGAGGGGGAGGTGGTGGTGCAGTATATCCTGGTTGATAAGGCTGCAAATCAAATATTTTTGCAGGAAAAAGTTAAGTAAAGAGGCCCAATATTTCAACTGAAGCTAAACTATTTCAATTAGTGAGATAAAACCGAAAACACAGATATACTACAAGGACAACAAACATCACGGAGTAACGTCTACTAACAAAGTATTACAAAATGCATACCTGATGACATATCTCACACGTTATGTCTCCTTTCTCGTTGCACCACCTTTGAACACATTTCCTATGAGCAAACTGGATAATAACAAATTTGTCAGCCAAAACCATTACACCGTAAAAAAATAGCCGATATCATGATTAAGTTGTTACACTATTAAGTCTAGAATTTTTCCCAAAACAAGGAATACCTTCAAACTGCCACTGCATGAGCAAGGTGTCTCCAAATTGTTAATGTTGTCTTCATCCTGGCAGATTCGGCATTCAACCATTTGGATAAGCGGTTCTTCTTCATCACACGAACTGTGttctttcacttcttcaacatCAATAGCACAAACATGTGGCTCAGCAACTATAAAAGAACCTTCACCCGAAGGTCCTGCAACCTCGGGTTCATTCACTGGTTTCAAACTTTCGGATTCCGTAAGGCGGTCAACACAAACTACGAGATGATCACGCATTTTCTTTTATCTGAAAGGAAACGTTTTCATAAGTTataacataataacatacaaCATTGCAGCAAAAATAAAATCCCCATTAAAATCATAATAACATGAGGCTGAAACTGCAAAATATGCTTCAAAAACTAACATACAACAAATCACTCTTTTTTTGTAGTTACTAAAATCACTCCATATGAAGATTAAATGCTTTAAAATTCCATAGTAACTCTCTCTTTTAacaattattctttattttcttatataattcaaAGTCttcttttcaaattaaatttcgAAAATTTATTCCTAcaggctatgccacaaatatatCCACCaggaaaaaaaacccaaattatttCATTACT
It includes:
- the LOC121209626 gene encoding protein EMBRYO DEFECTIVE 514, producing the protein MPEKEVSVEPVETNPTTEDMNPEAQVPPSPIFDDSVDAEVAYNGGSKSKRQREEDGRESDEVSKKQKAETSVDDEIIEKNSVPSVSSRVRLGPKEFGSSVEMFDYFYNLLHYWATHLNLNKYEHMVLLELLKKGHEEPDKKIGKGIKGFQVRIHPVWKSKCFFVIKDDDTFDDFSFRKCVDHILPLPDEMKQPDANKASNGSRGGKGSGRGRGKRR
- the LOC121209624 gene encoding uncharacterized protein; the protein is MRDHLVVCVDRLTESESLKPVNEPEVAGPSGEGSFIVAEPHVCAIDVEEVKEHSSCDEEEPLIQMVECRICQDEDNINNLETPCSCSGSLKFAHRKCVQRWCNEKGDITCEICHQPYQPGYTAPPPPPRPEVATIDISEWTVTGAPLGLHDQRILAIAAEHRILDHGYDEYAEPDSSGTEFFRAAALTLMALLSLRHALYLTSGEEDDDLSRFISLLLLRAAGFLLPCYIVAWAISIFKHRRQRQEAAAIAAADVAVMIEGTQPRAVHYSIAAPAPLATPQQEQPQAIHYSVAPGPSATPQQEQPLTIHYSIAAPGPSATAQREASLQ